Sequence from the Desulfovibrio porci genome:
GCCGCACTCGATACAGCGGTCCAGCTCGAAGATCTGCGTGGCCAGTTCGTTGTCCATCCGCTCTTCCTGGGCCTCCGGATCAAAAGCCTTGTTGGTGTGAATCCAGGATTCGATCTTTTTGCCCACATGCCGGAACCAGGTGCCCGTGTCCACCGAGAGGTCGCCCAGCAGCTTGAACACCGGCAGCGGGTGCAGGCTGATGCGGTCCGGCAGGTCGCTGGTCTGGGTATGGCAGGCCAGACCGGGACGGCCGTTGATGACCATGCCGCAGGAGCCGCAGATACCCGCCCGGCAGCAGAAATCAAACTGCAGGCTCGCGTCCTGGGTCTCGCGGATCATGTTCAGGGCGATGAAGAGCGTCATGCTGGGATGCTCTTCCAGGTTGAAGGTCTGCATGTGAGGCTGGGAATGGGGGTCCAGCGGATTGTAGCGGAATATCTCAAACGTCAGATTGCGTCCCATGTCGGCCTCCCTTAGACCTTTGACCCGAAGGGCACGATGTCTTCCTCGACAATCTCGCCGGGGATGATCCTGCCGCCGCCGTAACCGCGGTCGCCGGGCGGCAGGATGTAGAACGGCGTGGCCTTTTCATAGTTGAGGGTCGGCAGGCTGTCGCCTTCCTTCCAGGTGGCCAGGGTGCGCACCTGCCAGTCCTTGTCGTTGCGTTCAGGGTAGTCCTCGCGGGCGTGCGCGCCACGGCTCTCGGTGCGTTGCAGCGCCCCGTACGCCGTGCACAGGGCCAGCTTGAGCATGCCCGGCACGCGCAGGGCCATGGACAGCTCGCCGTGCGGGCCGGGCATGGCGCCGCCGCGCAGACGCATGTTTTTACTGCGCTCCAGCAGGTCCTGCAGCTTGGCCACACCGGCTTCCAGGTCCTTGCCGTTGCGGAAGATGCCCACATGTTCCATCATCACGTCCTGCATGGCGTTGCGCAGGGTGTAGCAGTCGTCGCCCGTGCCCCGGAGCAGCGCCTCAATGCGCCCGCGCACCAGTTTTTCCGCGTCGCTCATGGCCGCGGTGGAGAAAACGCACTCGTAGCCTTGCAGGAATTCCACCAGTTTCTTGCCCACAATGCGGCCGGACACGATGGTTTCGGCCAGGGAATTGCCGCCCAGGCGGTTGAAGCCGTGCATGTCCCAGCAGGCGGCTTCGCCCGCCGCGAACAGGCCCTTGAGGCCGTAGGCGTGGCCGTCCTTGTTGATGCGCACGCCGCCCATGCTGTAGTGCTGGGTGGGACGCACCGGAATGAGCTGGTGGATGGGATTCACGCCCAGGAAGTGCGTGGAGATGTCATAGACTTCACGCAGATTGGTAGTGATGTGCTTTTCACCCAGATGGCGGATGTCCAGCCAGAGATGCTCGCCGTAAGGGCTGGGCACGCCGAAGCCCTTGCGCATGTGCTCGGTCATGCGCCGGGACACCACGTCGCG
This genomic interval carries:
- a CDS encoding fumarate reductase flavoprotein subunit, coding for MRVFQSDVLCMGAGLAGERVAVEAAQAGFSVICLSLVPPRRSHSSAAMGGMQAALGNSIMGEGDSPEIHFNDTVKGSDWGCDQEVARLFANTAPIAMREMAWMGVPWSRVVPGEHTYYKGGKPFQATEKTENEGLIHSRAFGGTAKWRTCYTSDGTGHAVLFTLDNRLLQLGVDVHDRVQAEALVHDGERCMGCVARDLRTGELVGYFAKATLIATGGYGRIYRATTNAVICDGGGQIAALDTGVVPLGNMEAVQFHPTGTVPTDILVTEGCRGDGGTLLDVNEYRFMPDYEPEKAELASRDVVSRRMTEHMRKGFGVPSPYGEHLWLDIRHLGEKHITTNLREVYDISTHFLGVNPIHQLIPVRPTQHYSMGGVRINKDGHAYGLKGLFAAGEAACWDMHGFNRLGGNSLAETIVSGRIVGKKLVEFLQGYECVFSTAAMSDAEKLVRGRIEALLRGTGDDCYTLRNAMQDVMMEHVGIFRNGKDLEAGVAKLQDLLERSKNMRLRGGAMPGPHGELSMALRVPGMLKLALCTAYGALQRTESRGAHAREDYPERNDKDWQVRTLATWKEGDSLPTLNYEKATPFYILPPGDRGYGGGRIIPGEIVEEDIVPFGSKV
- a CDS encoding fumarate reductase iron-sulfur subunit encodes the protein MGRNLTFEIFRYNPLDPHSQPHMQTFNLEEHPSMTLFIALNMIRETQDASLQFDFCCRAGICGSCGMVINGRPGLACHTQTSDLPDRISLHPLPVFKLLGDLSVDTGTWFRHVGKKIESWIHTNKAFDPEAQEERMDNELATQIFELDRCIECGCCVAACGTARMREDFIGATAINRMARFYLDPRDNRTPADYYELIGDDNGVFGCMG